A stretch of the Calypte anna isolate BGI_N300 chromosome 21, bCalAnn1_v1.p, whole genome shotgun sequence genome encodes the following:
- the CPLANE2 gene encoding LOW QUALITY PROTEIN: ciliogenesis and planar polarity effector 2 (The sequence of the model RefSeq protein was modified relative to this genomic sequence to represent the inferred CDS: deleted 1 base in 1 codon): MAARGGCALEAGWLLSPPARPYLDSILHKNQRRVFGLLERPVLPPPLVAPIVTYKLFVSGKSGVGKTALVATLAGTPVPPVHHETLGIEATTVYWPAKVRATGRPVIFQLHFWDCGDGALKKFEYLLPSCKEEADAVLFLFSFTDRASFEELPAQMSRVLGPGEENLVRVVVGTKFDLSSQADVSQGDVTAFERTWGLRVLRVGRGPGGDRGGVARVAPLLDALAESLWQRDQIAAGVTSGGEGGASPDPSSPCREGLGTL, translated from the exons ATGGCAGCGCGGGGGGGCTGCGCGCTGGAGGCGGGGTGGCTGCTGTCCCCCCCGGCCCGCCCCTACCTGGACTCCATCCTCCACAAGAACCAGCGCAGAGTCTTTG GTCTGCTGGAGCGCCCGGTGTTG CCCCCCCCCTTGGTGGCCCCCATTGTCACCTACAAACTCTTCGTGTCCGGCAAGAGTGGGGTGGGCAAGACGGCCTTGGTGGCCACGCTGGCGGGGACCCCCGTGCCCCCCGTCCACCACGAGACCCTGG GCATCGAGGCCACCACAGTGTACTGGCCAGCCAAGGTGCGGGCCACCGGCCGTCCCGTCATCTTCCAGCTCCATTTCTGGGATTGCGGGGATGGAGCCCTGAAAAAATTCGAGTATCTCCTGCCC TCCTGTAAGGAGGAGGCAGACGCcgtcctcttcctcttctccttcaccGACCGCGCGTCCTTCGAGGAGCTCCCGGCCCAGATGAGCCGAGTGCTGGGTCCTGGGGAGGAAAACCTCGTCAGGGTGGTCGTGGGCACCAA ATTCGACCTCTCCTCCCAGGCAGATGTGTCCCAGGGGGACGTCACCGCCTTCGAGAGGACCTGGGGGCTGCGGGTGCTGCGGGTGGGCAGGGGGCCAGGGGGGGATCGGGGGGGGGTGGCCCGGGTCGCCCCCCTCCTCGACGCCCTGGCCGAGAGCCTCTGGCAAAGGGACCAAATCGCTGCCGGTGTCACCtcggggggtgaggggggggcgTCCCCTgacccctcctctccctgccgGGAGGGTTTGGGGACATTGTGA